The sequence GAGTTCGGATTACAagaggaggggtatttttcagaaaaaaccctcatcttatattcaataaaatcgattcaactaatcggtTATGAAAATCATTGATTTtggattagttgttgcagccttAGGCTATTGAAGTTAGATGGATCAATGATTAGCGACCAAAAAGGTTATTAACCAGTGGTCAAATagcattttattatgttaaatatatatattatatatatatatatatagtatttttttatatgtaaagggTACTGACATCGAttagggagaccgatcaataatcagtgacctaaaatgTCACGATTgtggcaacatttttttttgcatgatgtaCCAGGTGTGTCACAGGACCAATGAGCACACTTGGacatgacgtacctggtacatcaccggacgttaaggggttaaggactcCCCAGAGTGATTATATTTATCATAGTGAGAGGCAGCATGCCTTTCAAATATAGTGCTGCCCTTCTGCCAGTTAGAACATCATAAGCGATCAGATGTTGCTGGCTAGCCATGCGGTTAAAAAATATCTGCATGTTggaggtatgttagtgtgtgtatccattagtgtgtatgttagtatgttactatgtgtgcataaatgttactgtgtgcaggtgtattagtatgtgtgtttttgaggAGCTTGGGCCCCCCTAAAACATTCACAGGGGGACTCCGGCATTTTTGTTATGCTACTGTAGCAACCACGCATTGCTGTTGCCTACACAAGCAGGATCTTGTTTGATCATGATGTAAtgcaaatgtaacttttttttgtagtaaGACCTGAGGTGGAAATATGTCAAAACAGGTTGTTGTACCTTGTGACCTCTTCCCCCCTGTGCTGCACTTTCTTCTGGACAACCAGTTCACAGATGCAGCTAAAGAGTTCACTAGAGCTACAGGCGTGGTGAGTGAGTTATACAATGTGAGATGAAGTATCATGTCGACGATAACAGGATGATATTGGTCGCCACTGTTCTCATGGACAGGTTTACTAGAGCAAGCGTGTCATAACATTGAAATAGTGTTTTAAACTTAACATTGTAGACCATTTTTAAACAGTTTGTAGTATAATACGTTCTCATACtaagaaacacaaaaacatatctTAACGATTTCAGCATCTTAGAACATCAAATTTTATTCTGACAAAAATGACCACAAAGTGGTAATAGATTGCGAGTGATTAGCAGGTTACTAGATGCTTTCTTAAAATAGGATATGAAATTGGCTGATAATTATGAAGTGCTTCTGCAATTCAGCAGTTATAACAATTCTCCTTTTACTTTCATCTAAAGTAAATCTCTTGAGGTATTCAGCAAAGGTAAATTTTCACTTTCACTTTCAGAAAGACAATGATCCCTGTCCAGCTTCTCTGTTGGATATATACAGTTACTGGGTGAAGtaagtaattttaatattttccctttagAGACTTtttgcatatatcatatagtgaaacgcatagACCATCAAGTAAAAAaggatatattgtatattgaaaCGGATATATATCAGGGGTCAACAAGTTTGGTTTAGATATAGGAGCCAGGCAAAAATGTAGGAGCCCGTTTTTTACCTTCCCAATCAGgtttttgttttcatatattGCCCCTAGTCTGCAGttaaatatgccttatatccccctatatgccactctgcccccaagatatgcattatacccccacatatgccactctgtccaccagatatgccttataccccctacatgccaatctgccctcagatatgccttatgacCCCCAATATGCCCtgtacccccctatatgccattctgacACCAGTATGCCctatactcctatatgccactctgaccccctatatgtcactctatttcccccagatatgccttttgatccccaagatatgccacaacccccagatatgccttatatcctcatggcatggaggcttccgtgacaccaccctatttgccactctgcctccctgatatgccttactaccccctatatgccactctgcccccttcgCCCCCAACTggccgatgcatccctagacttgccaCCCGTGTTCCAGACTTCCTGGTATCTAGCGGGGCAGCCAGTAGATATCTGCGTGATGCTCGTAGACAGTctctgctgctacccggcacttccgctgaggcttctatgactgagcaccagaaagtcatgtcacgccggcgctccgTAGCCCCAATGGAAGGGTcgggtagcagtggaggttgtctgcgcacatcgcacagacgttcaccggctgccagagaggaggatccaggtctcctgcagatcataggaaattagatatgatcaaaataaacaCCTGACCATCACTTCAACAGGGACTTTTGTGACTCtgaattctaaatatattaTGGATGTACAATATGTAGTTGTTCCCCCCTGctgtagctataacagctttcactGTTCTGAGGAGACTTTCCACAACATtatgtgtttctgtgggaatttttggcCATTTATCCAGGCATttttgaggtcaggcactgatgctggACAAGAAGGCTTGGGTGGCAATCTCTattccagttcattccaaatgtgtttttttttaatttatttattttacattttccttacaaaatataaatacagtaaaatgaGTATAATAGATTATATTTACAAGACACATCCTTatagtttataaaatatataacttgtataATTTGTCCCATATCATGCATGCAAGCAGGATAGTTTTTTTGGTATTCAATTTATAATCTGCATAGTTTGAGTAGGCttctattaccgtattggcccgaatataggccgcactttttccccccactttaagtctttaaagtgggggtgcggcctatattcggggtctagcgccgggcaggcagcggggttaggatacagatcccccgcagcggtgcaggggacctgcatcctactgtctgatacgctcagacagcctcccctgccggcactttccacggggggagtaccggtacgggaggttgtctaagcgcatcgcacggacgttcaccggcagcggcgatgcgccgttgccggtgaacgtgcgcacgatgcattctaaccccccgacttaccagggcagactcccgggtgtcttgcagggccggcggaagacatctacgcaatacgcgtatacaacttccggtgccggcaccgggagttgtatacacgatgtgcatagatgtccccctccggccccgtaagacacccgggagtcagctctggtaagtcgggggggggttgacagagtggcagcatatctcggggagggggggaggacagagtggcagcatatctcgaggggggggagaggacagagtggcagcatatctcggggagggggagaggacagagtggcagcatatctcgggggggggagaggacagagtggcagcatatctcggggggggggaggacagagtggcagcatgttttttggtgcttttttaaagaaaaaaactttttctttaaaaaagcaccaaacttttagggtgcggcctatatacgggggcagcctatatccgagccaatacggtactttcaTTAACTCCGGCAGTGATATCTTAGGTTCTTCTAGAAACACCAAGATGTCATCCGCGTATAAACTAATTTTACTTTCCAGTGTCTTTAGTCTAAAGCCATGTATATTCTGATTTTCTCAAATGTCATAAGCAAGGGGCTCAATCGTCAGTATATAAAGCAACGGTAATAAAGGGCATCCCTGTCTCGTGCCATTCTTAATTTCAAACCATTCTGCTTCTATTCCTGGGCCAATCGTCCTCGCAGAGGGACAGGTGTATAAGGCCATAATAGCCTTATATATATTCCCACATATTCCAAATGACTGTAGTGTGTGCTCCAGGAAATCCCATctgaccctgtcaaaagccttctcggcatctaaAGACAGGGCCAGAATAGGAGTATTTAGCCGCTGTGATACATCCAAAATGTCGATGACTcttctaatattatttttagatgATCTACCTGGGACAAAACCTGATTGATCTCGCAAAATTAAATCCGCGATTATTCCTTTCAGTCTTTTTGCTAATATTGCTGCATATACTTTCATATCCCCATTCAGAAGCGAAATTGGCCTGTAATTTGAGAGAATCTCCGGATCTTTATTAGGCTTTAGGATAGGTACTATATTAGTTCTCAACTTAGCCGGGGGGAAAGTCCCCTTTGCTGTTACTTCATTGAAAATCTTAGTGAGTTTTCCTGCCAGCAGGTCcttaaatattttgtagaatTTGTTACTAAACCCGTCAGGTCCGGGCGCCTTATAAATTTGGATtccatttattactttttttacttCCTCTATATCTATTGGTTTATTAATATCCTTTAATTGTTCTTCTGAAGTTTTAGGCAATTTCCTATTAGAGAAATATTCTTGAGGCTGATTTTGTTCTTTTCTCGTTAAATTATACAGAGTTTTATAGTAGTCGTTAAAGGCTGCGCCAATTCTCTTGGGTGTAAGATAACTCCCCCTTTGATCTAATCCTACTGATTCTTttggattgtttttttaccttttaatttatttgacaGCAATGTCTGCTCGATTGCTATTGTAATACCAGTTAATTCTTAAGTAATGtaagtttttattcttttctttgataagaaactcatttattttattttggatctCACCTAGTTGTTTAGTTTTAAATGCAGTTGGCGAATACTTATTTTCTTGTGAAAGTCTATAGAACTTCAGATATAACTCTGCTAAGGATTCTCCTCTAGCTTTCTTCAGCATAGTACCAAGTTTAATGAAGTGACCTCTAATTACGTTAGAAGAAGTGACTTCCTCACTCTCGTTTTCAAGAAAGTATTTCTCTGTTATGTCCTTTATATAATCTCTATTCTCCTTTTTaagtaatatattttcatttaggcGCCAGtttgttcttttctttatattttgagGTAGAATATCAAGCACTATTACGTTATGGTCTGACCAAGTTATGTCTTGTATCAGctcctttttaattttcctAACCATTGCATCATCTCCTAAGAATAGATCAATTCTGGAGTaggataaaaatgtttttgaaaaacaaGTAAAGTCCATCTCCTCAAGAGGATAGATTCGCCATAAGTCTGAGAGTCCATAACTTCTAAGAATTTTCTTAAATTGGAGCGCTTgcgtttttatatttctatccGGAAGTTCTAAAAGTTTTTTAATCTATGTATTTTCCCAAATAGATTATTGAAAAATTGGTATAAATCTCGCCTTGGATCTCGGCTATCAGGATTAATACTCTAGCTTCCTCATCAGCCTcttgataaattatttttatatctaatTCATCACTAATAAGGAGTGCCACTCCTCTTTTCCTGTTATTTTCTAACAAAGAGCAAAACACATGGCTAAACTTCTTGGGAATAAATCTCTTACTGTCTGATTTTTTTCCAATGAGTCTCTTGTAGGAAAACAATATGTGCCCTTTCCTTTCTAATATAGTCAAATAATATTGAGCGCTTATTAGGGGAATTTAGGCCCTGggtatttattgaaataatcTTAACCATAATTCTTATTTCTTTGATTCTTAGGGTTTCCTTCTTTACACATCTCagataacaaataataaacatttaaacatgctctgaaaaatacccctcgtcttataatcagggtcgtcttataatcagacctcaaataggtctgattatgagactaagatccagatcccccgcagcgatgcagaggacctggatcctcctgtgttaaccccccccccaatttaccggtgcttctgagtccccggtgcttagtccgggctgcgtgtagagctctacgcgatacaatcgcgtagagctctacacgcttcccggaccaagcactggggacccagatgcaggggacctggatcctcctgtgttaacccccgacccaacttaccggtgcatctgagtccccggtgcttagtccgggctgcgtgtagagctctacgcgatatggaggggggggggcataacacaggaggatgctggggacctgcatcctcctgtgttatgccccctccaacttaccggtgcttctgagtccccggtgcttagtccgggcagcgtggagctctacatgctgcccggactaagcacctggggctcagatgcaggggacctggaccctcctgtgttatgcgcccccccaactcagaagcaccggtaagtttggaggagggagggagtgttaaatgggggggtgtaaggcatttctggaggcagagtgctctgtgaaatgccttttaacccctttaatgccactctgcctcct comes from Spea bombifrons isolate aSpeBom1 chromosome 11, aSpeBom1.2.pri, whole genome shotgun sequence and encodes:
- the LOC128469002 gene encoding nucleolar and coiled-body phosphoprotein 1-like; translation: MSKQVVVPCDLFPPVLHFLLDNQFTDAAKEFTRATGVKDNDPCPASLLDIYSYWVKSANANEIHPSASGAPAKRPVKDYCSSEDSSCEVKEPPAKSPGKQLLS